The DNA region CCAGCGTCAGATTCTCGACCAGCCCGGTGATCCCAAAAGCTGCGGTTGGGGGTTAGCGATCGCCAGTATGAACCACGAAACCCTCTACTCCCGTCTCTTCCGCAGCTAGCCTAGTCCCCCAACCTTCCCCCTACCGTAGAACGCAACACCAGTCCCATTACCGTCAAGAAGCAGTCACCATGAATCCCTTCCGAGTTGGCATCGCTGGCCCCGTCGGCTCCGGCAAAACCGCCCTAGTAGACGCCCTCTGTAAAGCTCTCCGCGATCGCTACCCCATCGCCGTGGTCACCAATGACATCTACACCCAAGAAGACGCTCAGTTTTTGGTGCGCAGTCAGGCCCTCAGCCGCGATCGCATCGTCGGCGTTGAAACCGGCGGCTGCCCCCATACCGCCATTCGGGAAGATGCCTCGATTAACCTAATGGCCATTGAAGACCTAGAACGACGCTTCACCGACCTCGAACTCGTCTTTGTGGAAAGCGGCGGCGACAACCTAGCCTCCACCTTTAGCCCAGAGCTTGTAGACCTCACCCTTTACGTGATCGACGTAGCTGCGGGCGACAAAATTCCCCGCAAGGGCGGCCCCGGTATCACCAAGTCTGACCTGCTGGTGATCAACAAAATTGATCTTGCTCCCATGGTCGGCGCAGATCTGGGCGTCATGGAGCGAGATACCAAAACCATGCGCGGCGATCGCCCCTTTGTGTTCACCAACCTCAAACAACAGCAGGGACTGAACGACATCATCGATTTTATTCAGCTTCATATGGGACGCCCCAATGTAAAGAAACCTTAAGAATTGACGCCACGATCACCTGGCATCCGTATGCTCCCTCAGGCAGACGTAGCTAGCTCTAAACCAGCATTGTGACCCAAGTCTCTCGCCCAATTACGAAATAGTGTCCGTCCAGGGATATCTCTCAGGGGCGATCGCTATGACGATAAATTCCGCAAAAAAACAAAAAAAGGTAGTAGACAATACAATTGCCTGTTAGTTAACCGCCTTAATATCTCTCTGAAATCACTTTACTAAAGCCTAACAAGCAAGCTAATCAAGGTTCAGTCAGTTCCCCAAGGTTTCAGCTAAAACTCTCGTCATAGACGGTGTTTTAGCCATTTTGGGGCAGAGTTTTTGTACTCTTATGGGAGGCAACAACTTAAAACCAACCCTGACTTGAAGGCTTCTCTTTATCAGAGTCGTGCTGTCCATCAAGTTACTACGAGTGCTGTTTGATACAGCAAGACTCTTTAGCTATTAGTTGATTTTTGATGTGTCTGAGGTTTTAAGGAGAGCTGCATGGCTGAGTCGCGTGACCCTTTAATTAGATTAGGAATAGGGCGTCGGAAATTTATCAAATACGGCTCCATAGCCGTCGGCGCAGGCGTACTGAGCGCCTGTACCCGAGGGGAGGAAGCTCCGGCTGCTGACGGTTCTAGCGGCGCTGCAGGTGGTGGAGACACCGTGAAGGTTGGGGTTATGTATTCCACCACAGGAACCATTGCAATCGTTGAGAAGTCCCTACAGGACGCAACCTTCCTAGCAGTCGAACAAATCAACGAAGGGAAAGGCCCTTGGTCTGGTCGCCAGGGCGTTGGCGGCAAGCAAATTGAGATGGTGGTAGTCAACCCCGACTCAAACTGGGATTTGTATAACCAAATGTCCAAACGCTTGATCGAAGAAGATCAGGTTGTTTGCGTCCTCGGGTGCTACACCTCGGCTAGCCGTAAGTCGGTGCTACCCGTTTTTGAAGAAACAGACTCGCTTCTTTATTACCCGGTCTATTACGAAGGCAACGAATGTAGCTCCAACGTCATCTACACCGGCGCTGCACCCAACCAGCAAATCACCGACTCTATTCCCTACTGCTACGAAAACTTTGGTCCCAAAGGCTTCTTTATCGGCTCCGACTACATCTATCCTAAGGAAAGTAATCGGATTGCCAAGGCTGAACTCGAAGCTCTAGGTGGACAGGTGGTCGGTGATGAATATGCTGCCCTAGGTACCACTGAGTTCATCACGATTATCAACAAGATCAAGCAAGCTCAGCCAGACTTCATCCTCAGCAACCTAGTGGGAGACAGTATTCCTGCCTTCTACAGGCAGTATAAAGATGCTGGGATTACGGCTGACCAGATCCCAATCATGGCGTACCCCACCACGGAAGAAGAAATTCAAGCCATGGGGTCAGAATATGCTGAAGGTCACTACAGCAGCTTCAACTACTTCCAAACCGTAGACACCCCTGAAAACCAAGCCTTTGTTTCAGAATTTAAGGCTAAATTTGG from Candidatus Obscuribacterales bacterium includes:
- a CDS encoding ABC transporter substrate-binding protein; the encoded protein is MAESRDPLIRLGIGRRKFIKYGSIAVGAGVLSACTRGEEAPAADGSSGAAGGGDTVKVGVMYSTTGTIAIVEKSLQDATFLAVEQINEGKGPWSGRQGVGGKQIEMVVVNPDSNWDLYNQMSKRLIEEDQVVCVLGCYTSASRKSVLPVFEETDSLLYYPVYYEGNECSSNVIYTGAAPNQQITDSIPYCYENFGPKGFFIGSDYIYPKESNRIAKAELEALGGQVVGDEYAALGTTEFITIINKIKQAQPDFILSNLVGDSIPAFYRQYKDAGITADQIPIMAYPTTEEEIQAMGSEYAEGHYSSFNYFQTVDTPENQAFVSEFKAKFGDNRVTNGVMEAAYLQTFIMAQAMEQVLAAGDEINTGTLREATRGQVFQAPQGTVKIDPDNYHTYLYSRIGKWQADGQAEIVFSTEAAVKPIPWSQALYKGRVCIHPTPDDRSDPTQETGQDLPVELLEV
- the ureG gene encoding urease accessory protein UreG, yielding MNPFRVGIAGPVGSGKTALVDALCKALRDRYPIAVVTNDIYTQEDAQFLVRSQALSRDRIVGVETGGCPHTAIREDASINLMAIEDLERRFTDLELVFVESGGDNLASTFSPELVDLTLYVIDVAAGDKIPRKGGPGITKSDLLVINKIDLAPMVGADLGVMERDTKTMRGDRPFVFTNLKQQQGLNDIIDFIQLHMGRPNVKKP